In the genome of Acidimicrobiales bacterium, the window CGCCCGCAGCGCCACCACCGCCGGAATACTCGTCTGGGCCTACCTGGCCGGCCGCGAGTTGGAGGTCTGGATGGCCGATGCCCTCGGGCCTACCGGCCTGACTACCTCGGAGTTCGGCGCCCTCGCCGGGGTGGCTTTTGCCGGCGAACACACCCTCACCGCCGGCGATCTGGCCCGGTGGACCGTCCAGACCTCGGGTGGCACCACCAAGACCATTCAACGACTGGTCGACCGCGGGCTGGTCGTCCGGGCGGCCGACCCGGGCGACGGACGACGGACCCTGATCGACGCCACCACCGAAGGTCGCTCCCTGGCCACCGCCGTGGTCGCCGACCTGGTTGTCCGCCTCGACCGCGACCTCGGCCCGTTGAACGCCGTGGCACGCGACGACCTTCACGACGGACTCCGGCGACTGTCGGCCGCCCTCGGTTGGCAGGCAGACGCCCAGACAATGGCGGACTCGGGCTAGACATC includes:
- a CDS encoding MarR family winged helix-turn-helix transcriptional regulator, which translates into the protein MGGPADQTEQLDLVEQAVDRLVPEGDAAHSARSATTAGILVWAYLAGRELEVWMADALGPTGLTTSEFGALAGVAFAGEHTLTAGDLARWTVQTSGGTTKTIQRLVDRGLVVRAADPGDGRRTLIDATTEGRSLATAVVADLVVRLDRDLGPLNAVARDDLHDGLRRLSAALGWQADAQTMADSG